In the genome of Candidatus Reidiella endopervernicosa, one region contains:
- a CDS encoding pentapeptide repeat-containing protein has product MNHASMEKMRLDGANLQRANFSYAIMQLVNLKGADLMLANLEGAHMHAANLQEANLMLANMQKINLLDADLSGANLQGANLSGAILIKAKFDGATWTDGRICAPGSIGKCL; this is encoded by the coding sequence ATGAATCACGCTTCGATGGAGAAGATGCGACTGGATGGCGCGAATCTACAGCGGGCCAATTTTTCGTACGCCATTATGCAACTGGTCAATCTGAAGGGTGCCGACCTAATGCTCGCAAATCTGGAAGGCGCTCATATGCATGCGGCTAATTTGCAGGAGGCCAACCTGATGCTGGCCAATATGCAGAAGATCAACCTGCTGGATGCAGACCTGAGCGGAGCCAACCTTCAGGGTGCCAATCTGAGTGGTGCCATCCTGATTAAAGCTAAATTCGATGGAGCAACCTGGACAGATGGCCGGATCTGCGCGCCCGGATCGATTGGGAAGTGTTTGTAG